In Streptobacillus felis, the following are encoded in one genomic region:
- a CDS encoding GNAT family N-acetyltransferase: MPIQGIKQPEILNIDDDLRLVKFHKDFSFALKLYQDLETLWLVDGEKEIYDEALLERMYSYLESIGELYFIYYKIEGEYKPIGDVTFSKEYMPIVIGEKEFRGKGIGKKIISALINRAKDLGYDKIEVNEIYDFNNNSKKLFTSLGFKEHIKRDKGMGYILNLK, from the coding sequence ACCAGAAATATTAAATATAGATGATGATTTAAGATTAGTAAAATTTCATAAAGATTTTTCTTTTGCCTTAAAATTGTATCAAGATTTAGAGACTTTATGGTTAGTTGATGGTGAGAAAGAAATATATGATGAAGCATTGCTTGAAAGAATGTATTCTTATCTAGAAAGTATAGGAGAACTATACTTCATATATTATAAAATAGAGGGAGAATACAAACCTATAGGTGATGTAACCTTTTCTAAGGAATATATGCCTATAGTTATAGGGGAAAAGGAATTTAGAGGTAAAGGTATAGGTAAAAAAATAATTAGTGCTTTGATAAATAGGGCTAAAGATTTAGGTTATGATAAAATAGAAGTTAATGAAATTTATGATTTTAATAATAATTCTAAAAAACTATTTACATCCCTTGGATTTAAAGAACATATTAAAAGAGATAAGGGTATGGGATATATATTAAATTTAAAATAA
- a CDS encoding MazG nucleotide pyrophosphohydrolase domain-containing protein: MEVSIRQLQEYLLEHYENRRTEQGLFLKLVEEMGEVAEVLNIRAGLKKGETSTEELGIELADIIHYTVAIAAINNIDLTDIILKKDEKSAIKYNHKMNLKEYISKK; encoded by the coding sequence ATGGAAGTAAGTATAAGACAATTACAAGAGTATTTACTAGAACATTATGAAAATAGACGAACAGAACAGGGACTATTTTTAAAACTAGTAGAAGAAATGGGAGAAGTTGCAGAAGTTTTAAATATTAGAGCAGGACTTAAAAAAGGTGAAACTTCTACTGAAGAATTAGGTATAGAACTTGCAGATATAATACATTACACTGTAGCTATAGCTGCAATAAATAATATAGATTTAACTGACATTATACTTAAAAAAGATGAAAAATCCGCAATAAAATACAATCATAAGATGAATTTAAAAGAATATATTTCTAAAAAATGA